CTAGGATTTATTCAAACGACGATTGAATTTGCAATGCAGGATGATGAATTAAAATCCAAACTTATCTCTTTTATGGAAAAAATCCAAAATAAAAATGAAGTTAATATTTAAAAAATATATAGATAAGGGAGGTTCGTTTGTGACGTACCGAAAACGACTATTACTCCTGATTTTATTAGATTCGTTGTGTGTGTTCACGGCTATTTATTTTAGTCATTTTATATTAAGTACGAAATATTATCTCACACCTTTTCTACTTATTAGTTCACTGACCTTGTTAATCGTTCATCATATGTTAGCAGCTTATTACAAGCTTTACAAAAGAGTATGGGAATATGCAAGTATCGGGGAATTAGTTACAATCTACAAATCTGTTACCTATTCTATTTTGATCACTGCACTTGTGCAACTGGTTTTTTACCAAGATATATACATTAGAGCGCTTGTCATTACTTGGATGTTTCATATGATGTTTATAGGTGGGTCAAGGTTTGTATGGCGATTATATCGAGATTCGTATTTAAAGGTGAAAAATCGGGGAGAGAGAACACTAATTATTGGTGCAGGTGCTGCTGGTACAATGATTGCTCGGCAATTAAAAAATAACTCAGGTTCAAAACTATACCCTGTAGCTTTTATCGATGATGAATGTCAAAAACAACAGATGGAAATCATGGGCATACCTGTAATTGGTGGAGTGAAAGATATAGAAAAGTCAGTGATTGATTTTGATATTAAAAACATTGTCATAGCTATACCTTCTCTTAACAAAAAAAAATTAAATAAAATTGTACAGGAATGTAGTAAAACAAATGTCAGAACTCAAATCCTTCCTATGATTGAAGATTTGGTTTTAGGAAAAGTTTCGGTTAATGACTTTAGGGATGTAAGAATAGAAGATTTACTTGGAAGAGAACCAGTGAAACTGGATGATAGAAATCTATTAGAAACGATTCAAAATCAAACGATACTAGTAACGGGTGCTGGCGGTTCGATAGGTTCAGAGATTTGTCGTCAAGTTTCAAAATATAAACCAAGTAAAATCGTATTGCTTGGCCATGGTGAAAATAGTATTTACATAATAGAACAAGAATTATTAAATACATACAATGAAATCAATTTCGTGACTGAAATTGCAGACGTTCAAGATAAAGATAAAATGTTTGCTGTGTTATCAAAACATAAACCAAGTATTGTGTATCATGCTGCTGCACACAAACATGTCCCATTAATGGAACGCAATCCTGAAGAAGCTGTGAAAAACAATGTCATAGGAACAAAAAATGTTGCGGAAGCTGCTGATCATGCAAAAGTAAAAACATTTGTCATGGTTTCAACAGATAAAGCAGTGAATCCAACAAGTGTGATGGGAGCAACAAAACGGATAGCAGAAATGGTTGTACAGCATATGGATGCAATCAGCAACACTCGATTTGTAGCTGTTCGATTTGGAAATGTCCTTGGAAGTCGTGGAAGTGTCATTCCTTTATTTAAAAAACAAATTCAAGCAGGTGGTCCTGTTACGGTTACACATCCAGATATGGAACGATATTTTATGACAATTCCAGAGGCTTCTAGGCTTGTCATTCAAGCAGGTGCACTGGCTAGAGGTGGAGAGATCTTTGTTTTAGATATGGGTGATCCGGTAAAAATAGTAGATTTGGCTAAAAACTTAATAAAATTATCTGGATATTCTGTAGAGGACATAGGAATTGTGTACTCAGGGATTCGTCCAGGTGAGAAATTGTTTGAAGAGTTGTTGAATGAAAATGAAGTGCATCATAAACAAGTTTTTCCTAAGATTCATATTGGTAAAGCTACATTTATTGAAGGAAAATTCTTGCATGTTTTGTTCAATGAGTTTGAGAATTTGTCAGTGGATGAATTGAGGGTTACATTGTTAGATATTGCTGGTGGTCGGATGAAAGAAGAGAAGATGGTTGTTAATCAGTAAATGGATAAATTAGATTCATGATGTTTAGAATATCTTCTCTTTTGTAATGCGTTTTTGACAACAACTTTTATGATTAAGGACTGAAATTAAAATGTATATGAAAATTAAAAGATTGATAGATATAATTCTCTCTTTAATTGGGCTTATTGTCTTATCTCCGATATTTTTAATTTTAATTATAGGGACTAAACTGGATTCAAAAGGTCCAGTTCTTTTTAAGCAAAAGCGGGTTGGTATCAAGAAATCTCATTTTAATATATTAAAGTTTCGTACTATGAGTATAGATACGCCAAAGGATACTCCAACACATTTATTAGATAATCCAGAACAGTATATTACCAAGATGGGTAAGTTCTTAAGGAAAACCTCACTTGATGAACTACCTCAAATATGGAATATCTTCGTTGGACAGATGAGTATTATTGGTCCACGTCCTGCATTGTGGAATCAGTACGATTTGATTGCTGAACGTGAAAAATATGGAGCCAATGACGTTCCACCTGGTTTGACTGGTTGGGCTCAGATAAATGGTAGGGATGAGCTTCCTACTGAGATGAAGGCGGAGTTGGATGGAGAATATGTTGAGAAGATTAGTTTGTGGATGGATGTTAAGTGTTTTTTTAAAACTATAATTAGTGTAGTCAAAAGTGATGGTGTTGTTGAAGGAGGAAAAAATAAAGACCCGTTCATTAGATAGAATATGCAATCTACGAAACTTTATCATTATTTTTTCAATGAAAACAATAAATATGAAAATTGAAATACCAGTTGAAAATAAATATGTTTTTTAAACTAGGAGAGATATTTGAATGAAAAATGTTTGGATAACAGTAGATGTTGAAGAATGGTATCACCTAGAATATATGAGACAGTATATAGATGATACTGGAAATTTTAGAGTTGTACCATTAATGAGAGAATTTCTTGATAAATTAGATGAACTTAATATTAAAGCCACATTTTTCATTTTAGGAGAATTGGCGGAAGACAATTCACAAATTCTTAAGGAAATTGCGTCTAAAGGACATTCAATTGGTTGTCACGGATATGATCATGATCTCTTATATAATAAAAGTAATGACGAATTTGAAGAGCAAGTAACTAAAGCAAAGAAGATTATAGAAAAAATATCAGGTTCTAAAGTAGAAGGATATAGAGCCTCCTGTTTTTCTATGGAAGATGAAAAATTAAATATATTAGAGAAGATAGGGTTTAAATACGATAGTAGTTTTATTAGATTTGAACAGCATAATTTATATAAAATGTTAAAAATGACAGGTTTTAAGAAGGTTGACAGCTTGATACATTTTAAAAAAGATTTTTGCGAGGTTGAAATCCCTACTGTAAAGGTTTTGAAGTACAATATACCTATTTCTGGGGGCGGCTATATACGATTATTTCCACTATGGCTCTTAAAATTCTTACTAAAAAAATATCGAAAAACTGAGCATAATTTTTTACTCTATCTACACCCATTTGAGTTAACTAATGTAACCATTCCCACTCCTTCTAAAGCTCCTCTAAAAAATAAATTAAGAATGAATATTGGAAGAAGAAATAACCTAAATAAAATCGTGAAATTATTGGAGTATCTTAAAAAGGAAGGTGCCTCTTTTAGAGCAATGTCAGAAATATAAAAGCGAAAGTGAGACAAATATGAAGTTTTCTGTATTAATGTCATGTTACAAAAACGATAATCCTGAATTCTTAAGAATTGCAATTGAAAGCTCCTTTATAGAACAAACACTGAGACCTGATGAATTTTTACTAATTGTTGATGGACCTGTTTCTAAAGAGTTAGAAAATATAATAGCGGAATTTGAAAATCGATATAAATATATTTTTAAAGTACACAAATTGAAGGAAAATAAAGGGTTGGGTAATGCACTTAGAGTAGGTGTTCTAAATTGTAGTAATGAATATATTATTCGTATGGATTCAGATGACGTATCTCGTAAAGATAGATTTGAGAAGCTAATTTCTTATGCGAAAAGACATCCTGAGTGTTCCGTGATAGGTAGTTATACTGCTGAGTTTGAAATTGATGTTAATTATCTAACTTCAGTTAGAGTAGTAAAAGAACATCATAATGATATAGTTCAACAATCTAAATCTAGAAGCCCTGTTTCACATGTATCGGTCTTATTTAAAAAAAAAGCCGTATTAGGGGCAGGTAATTATATGGACTTTCCATTATATGAAGACTATTATTTATGGATAAGGATGCTAAAGGAACAATATGTTTTTCATAATATACCTGAAATACTTGTCTTTGTGAGAACGGATAAAAATAGATATAAAAGAAAAGGGAATAAAACATATATTAAAAGTACCCTTGCATTTCAAAGGTACCTTAGAGAAGTTGGGTTTATAAATGGTCGAGAATATTTTATAAATAAAAATGGAAGATTACTTGTGGCTATGATTCCACCATGGATTAGAAAGTTTGTTTATGTAAACCTTCTAAGGCGAAAACCAACAAAAATTTAAGAGGTGACTTTATGAAAGGGAAGCATATAAAAGAGGCACTACAAGGATTATTTTCCGTTAGTTTCCTTAAGGCATTAGGCTCTTCACTTGGATATTACATTCATGAAACTGTAACGTGGAGAAAAAAAATGAATCGTAAAGGAAATTTACGAGTTCATGCTACATCTTCTATTAGAAACCCTCAGAACGTTTTTGTTGGGGAAAACTCACACATAAATCATCAGTGTTGTATTTGGTGTGGAGAAAATTCAAAAATAACTTTAGGTGACAACCTATTGATGGGACCAGGTGTTAAAATATTTTCGACAAACCACGGGATGGATATTGATAAGCCGATGACATTTCAGAAATATTCGGAAGCGGATGTCACAATAGGTAATGATTGTTGGATTGGTGCTAATTGTGTAATTTTAAAAGGGGTTAATATCCCAGATGGATGTGTGGTTGCTGCAGGAAGTGTAGTTTCAAAATCATTAACTGAGCCTTATGCAATTTATGGTGGTATACCTGCAAAACAAATTAGTAAAAGAAAAAAAAAATAAATTCAATGTTAAATCGGATAGATTGGAGATTATAATGGAAACTCAATATAGTAGAGGTCTAGTTAGCGTAATTATACCTACCTATAAAAGAGCAAATATGCTTTTAAGAGCAGTTGATAGTGTTCTTAACCAAACCTATAAAAATATTGAAGTCTTAGTTGTGAATGATAATGAGCCTGGTGATGAGCATACTAACGATTTAAAAGAAATTCTATTGAAATATACTGATGAACGGTTGAATTATATTGAACAAAAAAAACATGTTAATGGAGCCGTTGCAAGAAATGTCGGTATAAAATTGGCTAAAGGTGAATATATAGCTTTTCTTGATGACGATGATTATTGGAAAAGTGAAAAAATAGAAAAACAAGTAAATGTACTAGAAGAATTAGATAATTCATGGGGTGGGGTTGCATGTCGGAAAAAATTTTACCTAGGGGGAAAACTAGTTAAGGCAACTTTACCTTATAAGGATGGATATGTTTTTGAACATGTCCTTCTAAGAAATATAGAAATTACTACCGGTACATTACTTATGAGAAGAGAAGCTCTTGATGATGCGGGATATTTTGACGAAAACCTTTTGCGGTATCAGGATGTACAATTATTCGCATTTCTCACTCAGAAATATAAAATTAAGTTAATGCAAGACTTCTTTTTATGTGCACATATAGATGACAATAGTAACAGGTTGAATCCACAAAAGTTAATTTCTGCTAAAAAATCTTTTTTTAATTCAGTAGAGCCATTAATGAAGTCACTACCAAAAAGGAAGAAAACAAGAGTATATAACATGCATCAGTTTGATATTGGTATAGCAATGATAAAACACAGGGAATTTAAATCTGGTTTAAAAATGATTTCTTTTGTTTTTAAGGATCCAGTTTCAACATACTATGCTGTAAAAAAAACCCTAGTTAAAATAGTAGAGACTAAACTCCGTAATTTTATAGTCTAAATTTAAATATAAATTAATAAACAACGTACTAGAATCAGTAATAAAATGTTTTTTTACAATTATACAACCGAAACTAATAATAAAATAGGGGGATTATAGATGCTAACTTTTGTTATTCCTTCCGGATATCCAGATGAGATTCAGCCTCAAAAAAATATCTTTATAAAAGAACAAGTTAAAGCATTAGCCAGTCAAGGAAACAGGATTGTAGTTCTAAATCTTAAAATGATTCCTCTCAAAGTTAAACGTGGAAATTTATATTATGAAATTACTCGGGAAGAAAATGAATATTCTATTGAATACTTCAAATGGTTTAAAATGTGGGGAACAAATAAAATACCACAATGGTATTTATATTATTGTGAGCATCAAATAAGGCGTTTATATAATGCTGCAGAAGCAGAATTTGGAAAGCCTGATGTCATTTATGCACACTTTTCATATTTCGGTGGGTATGTTGCCAGTAAAATTGCAAAGGATAAATCTATACCTCTAGTTGTTGAAGAACATCGTAGTACTTTAATGCAAGAAAATATCCCCCGCCATCATATTAAAGCGGTAAATACGTCTATAAGAAATGCACAGGAGTTTATATGTGTATCTGAAAATCTTAAAAAATCTATACAGAAAAACTGCTTTTATCTAGAAAAAGAAATAAAAGTTGTCCCAAATTTAATAGATAAAATGTTTATATATCATGACCCACCTAAAAATGATAAATTTATATTCTTTACAGTAGGAAACCTACTTCCTAGAAAACGATTTATTTTTTTAGTTAATTGTTTTATTAAAGCTTTTTCAAAAGATGAAAATATTGTATTGAAAATTGGGGGGAGTGGACCTGAATTTAAACAAATTAATGATTTAATTACTACAAATGAAAGAGAGCATCAGATATTTTTATTAGGGCAACTTTCACGTGAAAAAGTTGTAAATGAAAATATTAATAGTAATTGTTTTGTTTTGCCAAGCGCACATGAAACTTTCGGTGTGGTTTACCGTGAAGCTATGGCTATAGGTCGTCCAATTATCACAACTGATCATGGTGGTTTTGATAAAAAGCTTGATGAAAATGACGGTATTATGATACCCGTTGATGATGAAAATGCTCTAGTTTGTGCATTGCAAGAAATGCATAAAAACTTTAATAAATATTGTGGGAAAGATATTTCTCAGCGCTGCTTACAAGAAACATCACCTGATATAGTCTCCAAAAAAGTAAATAATATTTTAAAAGCTGCCATCATAAAATATAATAATTAAATTACTTATAATTGCTGAGATTAATTTTAAAGGGGTTTAGATAATGAAGGGGGATTTTTAGTGAATTTTAAACATGATAGAAAAATTAACATTAAAGATATATATATATTATGTATCTCTACTGTTATAATTTTTTTTGGTAATCTAGTAAGCTTTTCCTCTTTCAGGTTAAATGAATTTGTTACAGATCGATATCTTCTAGTATTTGTATTGCTAATATTATTATTCTCTTATATAAGGTGGAGAAGTCCTTATAATCTTCAGTTTTTAGTTATTTGGTTTTTATTTATAATATCAATATTATTTTCAAAAATTATTAATGAAGAATATAATTTAATAGATATTTTTGTTTTAATGGTATTTGTTCCCTGGTTATTTCGCATTGAGCGCAGATATTTATACCTATTATGTTGGTCCACAACAATTGCATTTATCCCTTTTATATTTGAATATGGTGTAAATGGATTTAATTCATATGGTATTACCACCGCACTCATTGGCATAAATACAGCTATTTTATTATATTTATCTAACAGGCAAAATTCATTTAGAATTTCTGTGTTAATTTTAATTACAACAGTGCTTCTTATTTACTTACGTTCACGTACAGCTTTGATATCATTCCTAATAGGGGGATTTGTATTAATTTATTTTAGTATAAATAAAATTAAATCAAAAAAGAAGTTCTTTTACTATATACTCTTTTCTACCTCAATAATTCTTTTTTGCTATTTTTATCTTGATGCTATTAGTAATTTAATCTTTAATAAATGGCAAGTGTCAGAGGAAGATATTACTACAGGTCGTGCTGAAATATGGACTTATCTATTTAGTAATGATATTTCAATTTTTGGAAAAGGTTCATCGTATTTCTGGAATACTTTTGAGCATATGGATGCCCATAATATCTTTATGCAATTGCTTGGACGATATGGTTTAGTGTCGATGGTTTTGTTCTTGGTTTTAGTTTTATATATATTAAAACTTATTATTCAAGTAAATGCAAAAGAAAGAATAGCATTCTTAGCCTTTTTTGGTGTTTATTTTGCACTAGGTATGTTTGAAAATACTCTTTTTGTTGACATAAAAACATTTAGTATTTCATTATTGTTTATTATTTATATAGCAATGTTACTACAAGCAAATAAACGAAATTCATAAATGTCTTTTTAAAAAATTGAAAAACGAGCAATAAATAAAGAGTCGTTCTAGCCTTATGCTTAATTTTAACAGTTTTAATGAATTCATATTTAATATTTATTGTATAGATGAAATCTTACTATGTCATGATAAAAGATTGACTTAAATAGAGAGGGTATATTAATGAATAAGCTCAAAAGAATTATTAAAACTAATCTCTTATTAAAAGATTTTTATAAGTTACTTAGTATTCTAAAAAACAAAACTATAATTAATTTTGTATTTCACCTAAAAATGATATTAAGATCAAGAGGTATATGCGATCTTAAATATAAAAAACTAAAAGAATTTAAAAATATACATTCGGGGAAACGCTGTTTTATTGTGGCGACTGGTCCAAGTTTGACTATTGAAGATATAGAAAAATTAAAAAATGAAGATACATTCAGTATGAATTCAATAGTATTATTATTTGATAAGACTGAATGGAGACCAACTTATTATGGCATACAAGACCCTTATGTTTATGACAGGATAAAAACTGATTTAGAAAATGTGGATGTAAAATATAAGTTTTTTGGACATAGATTATATGAAAAATCTAAATTACCCGAGGATAGTTATGTTTTCCCTCATAATATATTAAATCATAAAATTAACCATAAACCCTATAACTCAAAATTTAGTGGAGATATTTTTCTTCAAGTATATGATGGGTATACAATTACCTATTCATTAATACAGATTGCAGTCTATATGGGCTATAAAGAGATCTATTTAATTGGAGCAGATACAAATTATATAAAAGAGAAACAGCATATAGTTGAGCATGGTGTTGTTGATTCTAGCTATGCACAGGCAGGGACTAGAATGATTGAAGCATATAAAGTTGCAAAAAAATATGCAGATGAAAATGGTATAAAGATTTATAATGCAACTCGTGGTGGAATGTTAGAAGTTTTCCCAAGAGTTGATATAGATGAAGTAGTAGGACTGAGGGAGAAAAATTGAGTTTACTAGTCAAAATGTTTACAAATAAAAATGCTAAAGCTGGTAGTTTTTACTTAATAGGTAATTTGTTTAATAAAGCAATTGCTTTTATTACCATTCCGATTTTCACGAGATTAATGTCTACTTCGGACTATGGCATAGTTAACACATATTTGTCGTGGGTATCTATCCTGTCTTTAATTGTAGGTCTATCATTAGGTAATTCGTTACGCAGTGCTTATATAGATTATAAAGAAGATTTGGAAGGGTATATATCATCAATTTTTTTTCTATCATTGCTTAATTTTATTATTTCATCCACATTAATTATTGTTATATCACATTTCTTTTTTGAAAAATTGGATATTACACTAGTTATTCTCTGTTTAGTACAGTCTTTTATGACATTTATTCTAAATAGTATAACTATAAAGTATATGTTGTCAGTAAATTACATAAAAAGGACATTATTACTAGCATTACCTAATGTTATTGTATCAATTTTATCAATAT
The window above is part of the Chengkuizengella sp. SCS-71B genome. Proteins encoded here:
- a CDS encoding nucleoside-diphosphate sugar epimerase/dehydratase produces the protein MTYRKRLLLLILLDSLCVFTAIYFSHFILSTKYYLTPFLLISSLTLLIVHHMLAAYYKLYKRVWEYASIGELVTIYKSVTYSILITALVQLVFYQDIYIRALVITWMFHMMFIGGSRFVWRLYRDSYLKVKNRGERTLIIGAGAAGTMIARQLKNNSGSKLYPVAFIDDECQKQQMEIMGIPVIGGVKDIEKSVIDFDIKNIVIAIPSLNKKKLNKIVQECSKTNVRTQILPMIEDLVLGKVSVNDFRDVRIEDLLGREPVKLDDRNLLETIQNQTILVTGAGGSIGSEICRQVSKYKPSKIVLLGHGENSIYIIEQELLNTYNEINFVTEIADVQDKDKMFAVLSKHKPSIVYHAAAHKHVPLMERNPEEAVKNNVIGTKNVAEAADHAKVKTFVMVSTDKAVNPTSVMGATKRIAEMVVQHMDAISNTRFVAVRFGNVLGSRGSVIPLFKKQIQAGGPVTVTHPDMERYFMTIPEASRLVIQAGALARGGEIFVLDMGDPVKIVDLAKNLIKLSGYSVEDIGIVYSGIRPGEKLFEELLNENEVHHKQVFPKIHIGKATFIEGKFLHVLFNEFENLSVDELRVTLLDIAGGRMKEEKMVVNQ
- a CDS encoding sugar transferase encodes the protein MYMKIKRLIDIILSLIGLIVLSPIFLILIIGTKLDSKGPVLFKQKRVGIKKSHFNILKFRTMSIDTPKDTPTHLLDNPEQYITKMGKFLRKTSLDELPQIWNIFVGQMSIIGPRPALWNQYDLIAEREKYGANDVPPGLTGWAQINGRDELPTEMKAELDGEYVEKISLWMDVKCFFKTIISVVKSDGVVEGGKNKDPFIR
- a CDS encoding polysaccharide deacetylase family protein → MKNVWITVDVEEWYHLEYMRQYIDDTGNFRVVPLMREFLDKLDELNIKATFFILGELAEDNSQILKEIASKGHSIGCHGYDHDLLYNKSNDEFEEQVTKAKKIIEKISGSKVEGYRASCFSMEDEKLNILEKIGFKYDSSFIRFEQHNLYKMLKMTGFKKVDSLIHFKKDFCEVEIPTVKVLKYNIPISGGGYIRLFPLWLLKFLLKKYRKTEHNFLLYLHPFELTNVTIPTPSKAPLKNKLRMNIGRRNNLNKIVKLLEYLKKEGASFRAMSEI
- a CDS encoding glycosyltransferase; the protein is MSCYKNDNPEFLRIAIESSFIEQTLRPDEFLLIVDGPVSKELENIIAEFENRYKYIFKVHKLKENKGLGNALRVGVLNCSNEYIIRMDSDDVSRKDRFEKLISYAKRHPECSVIGSYTAEFEIDVNYLTSVRVVKEHHNDIVQQSKSRSPVSHVSVLFKKKAVLGAGNYMDFPLYEDYYLWIRMLKEQYVFHNIPEILVFVRTDKNRYKRKGNKTYIKSTLAFQRYLREVGFINGREYFINKNGRLLVAMIPPWIRKFVYVNLLRRKPTKI
- a CDS encoding acyltransferase is translated as MKGKHIKEALQGLFSVSFLKALGSSLGYYIHETVTWRKKMNRKGNLRVHATSSIRNPQNVFVGENSHINHQCCIWCGENSKITLGDNLLMGPGVKIFSTNHGMDIDKPMTFQKYSEADVTIGNDCWIGANCVILKGVNIPDGCVVAAGSVVSKSLTEPYAIYGGIPAKQISKRKKK
- a CDS encoding glycosyltransferase family 2 protein produces the protein METQYSRGLVSVIIPTYKRANMLLRAVDSVLNQTYKNIEVLVVNDNEPGDEHTNDLKEILLKYTDERLNYIEQKKHVNGAVARNVGIKLAKGEYIAFLDDDDYWKSEKIEKQVNVLEELDNSWGGVACRKKFYLGGKLVKATLPYKDGYVFEHVLLRNIEITTGTLLMRREALDDAGYFDENLLRYQDVQLFAFLTQKYKIKLMQDFFLCAHIDDNSNRLNPQKLISAKKSFFNSVEPLMKSLPKRKKTRVYNMHQFDIGIAMIKHREFKSGLKMISFVFKDPVSTYYAVKKTLVKIVETKLRNFIV
- a CDS encoding glycosyltransferase, with translation MLTFVIPSGYPDEIQPQKNIFIKEQVKALASQGNRIVVLNLKMIPLKVKRGNLYYEITREENEYSIEYFKWFKMWGTNKIPQWYLYYCEHQIRRLYNAAEAEFGKPDVIYAHFSYFGGYVASKIAKDKSIPLVVEEHRSTLMQENIPRHHIKAVNTSIRNAQEFICVSENLKKSIQKNCFYLEKEIKVVPNLIDKMFIYHDPPKNDKFIFFTVGNLLPRKRFIFLVNCFIKAFSKDENIVLKIGGSGPEFKQINDLITTNEREHQIFLLGQLSREKVVNENINSNCFVLPSAHETFGVVYREAMAIGRPIITTDHGGFDKKLDENDGIMIPVDDENALVCALQEMHKNFNKYCGKDISQRCLQETSPDIVSKKVNNILKAAIIKYNN
- a CDS encoding O-antigen ligase family protein, with product MNFKHDRKINIKDIYILCISTVIIFFGNLVSFSSFRLNEFVTDRYLLVFVLLILLFSYIRWRSPYNLQFLVIWFLFIISILFSKIINEEYNLIDIFVLMVFVPWLFRIERRYLYLLCWSTTIAFIPFIFEYGVNGFNSYGITTALIGINTAILLYLSNRQNSFRISVLILITTVLLIYLRSRTALISFLIGGFVLIYFSINKIKSKKKFFYYILFSTSIILFCYFYLDAISNLIFNKWQVSEEDITTGRAEIWTYLFSNDISIFGKGSSYFWNTFEHMDAHNIFMQLLGRYGLVSMVLFLVLVLYILKLIIQVNAKERIAFLAFFGVYFALGMFENTLFVDIKTFSISLLFIIYIAMLLQANKRNS
- a CDS encoding 6-hydroxymethylpterin diphosphokinase MptE-like protein: MNKLKRIIKTNLLLKDFYKLLSILKNKTIINFVFHLKMILRSRGICDLKYKKLKEFKNIHSGKRCFIVATGPSLTIEDIEKLKNEDTFSMNSIVLLFDKTEWRPTYYGIQDPYVYDRIKTDLENVDVKYKFFGHRLYEKSKLPEDSYVFPHNILNHKINHKPYNSKFSGDIFLQVYDGYTITYSLIQIAVYMGYKEIYLIGADTNYIKEKQHIVEHGVVDSSYAQAGTRMIEAYKVAKKYADENGIKIYNATRGGMLEVFPRVDIDEVVGLREKN